Proteins encoded together in one Psychrobacter sp. 28M-43 window:
- a CDS encoding alanine/glycine:cation symporter family protein — translation MKKQSLVATMLLLSTTLAQAAEQSGLAAFGAGLDGFMANIFGWFVDLIFFSVPLGDVSFPLIVGWLLVAALVFTFYFGFIQFRQIGLSLDIVRGKYTDPNPANKEEGEVSHFQALATALSGTVGLGNIAGVGAALAIGGPGATFWMIMVGLFGMATKFVECTLGVKYRTVLPSGVVSGGPMYYLSRGMAERGMGGLGKFLAVGFALMCILATFGAGNMFQGNQAFAVMSSTFSIPTDYSVFFGIGLAFLVGMVIIGGMPRIATVTEKVVPFMALLYITMAVIVLIANFNHIGTAFGEIFTGAFTGAGVAGGFIGALIQGLKRATFSNEAGVGSAAIAHSAVKTKEPATEGLVALLEPFIDTVVICTMTALVITISGVNTAANLQTQALTGVDLTRAAFMETAPIFQYFLAVAVLLFAFSTMISWSYYGLKAWTYLFGEGKGGEMIYKLIFLIFVVIGTIVQFSFVIDFSDAALFAMAIFNIIGLYFLMPIVKREVNSFIARVKSGEVKKYK, via the coding sequence ATGAAAAAACAATCTTTAGTCGCAACGATGCTATTACTCAGCACGACTCTTGCGCAAGCAGCAGAACAATCAGGTTTAGCAGCATTTGGAGCAGGTCTCGATGGCTTTATGGCCAATATATTCGGCTGGTTCGTCGACCTTATTTTCTTTTCAGTACCTCTTGGAGACGTCAGCTTCCCGCTCATTGTGGGTTGGTTATTAGTTGCCGCACTCGTATTCACTTTTTACTTTGGATTTATTCAGTTTCGCCAAATAGGCTTGTCTCTAGATATTGTCAGAGGCAAATATACCGATCCCAATCCGGCCAACAAAGAAGAAGGCGAGGTCAGCCACTTTCAAGCCTTAGCTACTGCGTTATCAGGTACTGTTGGTCTTGGTAATATTGCAGGCGTTGGTGCAGCACTTGCTATTGGTGGACCAGGTGCTACCTTTTGGATGATTATGGTCGGCCTATTTGGTATGGCGACTAAGTTTGTAGAATGTACGTTAGGTGTCAAATACCGTACGGTACTACCGTCTGGTGTCGTATCAGGTGGCCCTATGTACTACCTAAGCCGCGGTATGGCTGAACGTGGTATGGGCGGATTAGGTAAGTTTCTGGCTGTTGGTTTTGCCCTTATGTGTATATTGGCGACCTTTGGTGCCGGTAACATGTTCCAAGGTAACCAAGCCTTTGCAGTCATGAGCTCTACTTTTAGCATTCCAACGGATTACAGTGTATTCTTTGGTATTGGCTTAGCATTTTTAGTCGGTATGGTTATCATTGGTGGTATGCCGCGCATCGCAACCGTTACCGAAAAAGTCGTACCTTTTATGGCTTTGTTATACATTACTATGGCGGTAATCGTACTGATTGCTAACTTTAATCATATCGGCACTGCATTTGGCGAGATTTTCACAGGTGCCTTCACTGGTGCTGGTGTGGCTGGTGGCTTTATTGGCGCATTGATTCAAGGTTTGAAACGTGCAACTTTCTCTAACGAGGCGGGTGTGGGTTCAGCCGCTATTGCTCACTCAGCAGTAAAAACCAAAGAGCCTGCTACTGAAGGTCTAGTAGCGCTGTTGGAGCCTTTCATTGATACGGTTGTTATCTGTACGATGACGGCGCTTGTTATTACTATCTCTGGGGTGAACACTGCCGCAAACTTACAAACCCAGGCGCTTACTGGTGTGGATCTAACCCGTGCGGCCTTTATGGAAACGGCGCCTATCTTCCAGTATTTCCTAGCTGTCGCGGTATTGTTGTTTGCTTTCTCAACGATGATTTCATGGTCATATTATGGTCTAAAAGCTTGGACTTACCTCTTTGGTGAAGGTAAAGGCGGTGAGATGATATACAAACTTATCTTCTTAATCTTCGTTGTTATCGGTACCATCGTACAGTTCAGCTTCGTTATCGACTTCTCAGATGCGGCTCTGTTCGCTATGGCTATCTTTAACATCATCGGTCTATACTTCTTGATGCCAATTGTGAAAAGAGAGGTTAATTCTTTCATAGCTCGTGTGAAAAGTGGTGAAGTTAAAAAGTATAAATAA
- the gltS gene encoding sodium/glutamate symporter, producing MEITLNGYYTLILATLVLLLGRFLVRRVKFLEDFNIPEPVAGGLVAAIVVYALNMVWGYSFNFHQGLQTATMLMFFASIGLSADFSRLKAGGTPLLIFTIVVSVFIVLQDVVGVAMASALGLDPLLGLVTGSIALTGGHGTAGAWGITLEQDYGVVGATTLGIAVATYGLVAGGIVGGPVARRLINRLGLKPTPANPDPSDIEKVAGAQSLYSTKHDEESAGSNKDIFERPDSMRFITASSTIETLALFAGALAFADVMAIVAEGTWFELPTFVWALAGGVIIRNVLTMVFNFDMFDRSIDVLGNASLSLFLAMALLSLKLWQLTDLAGPVLVILVVQTIIMIIYVYLITFKIMGKDYDAAVLSAGHCGFGMGATPTAIANMQAVTDRYLPSPKAFLIVPMVGAFFVDIVNATILQIFTKLPFM from the coding sequence ATGGAGATTACCTTAAACGGTTATTACACCCTGATATTGGCCACCTTAGTGCTGCTACTTGGGCGGTTTTTAGTGCGGAGAGTCAAATTCTTAGAAGACTTTAATATTCCAGAACCGGTTGCTGGCGGTTTGGTCGCGGCGATTGTTGTCTATGCTCTCAATATGGTTTGGGGATATAGTTTTAACTTTCATCAAGGACTACAGACCGCCACCATGTTGATGTTCTTTGCCTCCATCGGTCTGAGCGCTGATTTTAGTCGATTAAAAGCAGGCGGCACACCATTACTAATTTTTACTATCGTTGTTTCAGTGTTTATTGTATTGCAGGACGTCGTTGGTGTGGCCATGGCAAGTGCGTTAGGACTTGATCCTTTGCTCGGTCTAGTGACAGGTTCTATCGCTCTAACTGGTGGTCATGGTACAGCAGGCGCTTGGGGTATTACGTTAGAACAAGACTACGGTGTGGTCGGTGCGACGACACTTGGTATCGCCGTTGCTACTTATGGTTTGGTCGCGGGTGGTATCGTTGGCGGTCCTGTTGCCCGTCGCTTGATTAATCGACTTGGCCTAAAACCAACGCCAGCCAACCCTGATCCTAGCGATATCGAAAAAGTTGCTGGTGCACAATCGTTATATAGCACCAAACATGATGAAGAGTCTGCAGGTAGTAATAAAGATATCTTTGAAAGACCTGATAGCATGCGCTTTATCACCGCTTCTTCTACTATCGAAACCTTGGCACTATTCGCAGGTGCTTTGGCTTTTGCCGATGTAATGGCCATCGTTGCTGAAGGTACATGGTTTGAACTGCCGACGTTCGTATGGGCACTGGCAGGCGGCGTCATCATTCGTAATGTGCTGACGATGGTCTTCAATTTTGATATGTTTGACCGCTCAATTGATGTACTTGGTAATGCATCTTTAAGTCTATTTTTAGCGATGGCATTGTTGTCTTTAAAACTTTGGCAATTGACCGATTTGGCAGGCCCTGTACTAGTCATATTGGTTGTACAGACCATCATTATGATTATCTATGTTTACCTGATTACCTTTAAGATTATGGGTAAAGACTATGACGCAGCTGTATTATCAGCAGGTCATTGTGGTTTTGGTATGGGTGCGACACCGACAGCGATTGCGAACATGCAGGCAGTCACTGATCGCTATCTGCCTTCACCTAAAGCATTTCTAATTGTGCCAATGGTAGGTGCGTTCTTTGTTGATATCGTTAATGCCACGATATTGCAGATATTTACGAAGTTGCCGTTTATGTAG
- a CDS encoding barstar family protein: MKKADMKQANTDKADMNRDSINKAIHYVNQSHVNQGHINQNGTALGTSIPAQAVTIAVGDTLEKTELLTSLAKACDFPSYFSHNWDSAWDCLTDSEAIHLRLDLTDVKRINTEDFNVFKSIIEDAFREFGKPQLWIIVPSEDEAYALEN; the protein is encoded by the coding sequence GTGAAAAAAGCTGATATGAAACAAGCGAATACGGACAAAGCCGATATGAATCGAGACAGTATAAACAAAGCCATCCACTATGTTAATCAAAGCCATGTTAATCAAGGTCACATTAACCAAAACGGTACAGCACTGGGTACTAGCATTCCTGCGCAGGCTGTTACTATAGCCGTAGGTGACACGCTCGAAAAAACTGAGCTATTGACGAGTTTGGCCAAGGCCTGTGACTTCCCTAGTTATTTTTCACACAACTGGGACAGTGCATGGGATTGTCTAACAGACAGTGAGGCAATTCATTTAAGGCTTGATTTGACAGACGTCAAGAGGATAAACACTGAGGACTTCAATGTCTTTAAAAGCATCATTGAGGATGCCTTTAGAGAATTTGGCAAACCACAATTGTGGATCATTGTGCCATCTGAGGATGAAGCTTATGCGTTAGAAAATTAG